Genomic DNA from Nitrospirota bacterium:
ACTGCGAGCTTCTGCTCAGCCGGCCACCGCCGCTTCCGCCCACGCCCATTCTGGACAGGTTTGATCGTCGCTTCCATTATCCCTCCTGACCTATTCTACCTGTCCAAACCTTAAGTGGGGCACGACAAGTGGAATCATTTGGGACAAGAGCCGCAGCTAGACCAGTTAAGATCAAGCTGCAAAACCTAGCTGCGCTATGTCCTGACCAGAAGATCTTTGTCGACTTCTCGGACGTGCCAGTCATCTCCAGCAGCTTTGCGGACGAGGTACTGGGGAAACTGTTTCTGGAACTTGGCCCGCTTGCTTTTATGCAGAAATTTGAAGTTGTGAATACTTCCGACACCGTGAGAGGTTTGGTCGACAGGGCGATTGCTCAGAGGGCAGCGAAGGGTAGGGTCGAAGACTAGCTTGAGGCTAGAAAAAGTACCGGGAGTCCTTTCCCGACTTTCACGCTGGCCAGGTCTGGCCGCTTCAAGTAAGCAGCGGGAACTGCCCACCTTCGTCAGCCCAGCCCTCTCACACCTGTTCGATGTCGGCGACGATCGTGTGGTAGCCGGAGGCGCCGGCCGGCTGGGGACGGACGATCTCGGCGATCTGGAGCTGGCCCTTCGTGTCGGTGGCGCGGACGACCACCTGGAACTTGCCGGCCTTGGGCGGGCGCCAGCGATGATTCCAGATGACCCAGGAGTAGGGGGACATGGGCGGCTCCAGCTCGGTCTGCTGCCAGGTCTTGCCGCCGTCGAAGCTCAATTCGACCTTCGCGATGCTGTTCGGTCCGCCGAAGGCGATGCCCCGGAAGGTCTGCTCCGGCCCCTTGAGCGCCTGGTAGTGGCCGGGCGAGTCGATGCGGGAGAAGATCTTGATCGTGCCGTCGTCGGTCCAGCCCTTCCGCTGCCAGTAGCCTTTGAAGTCCCCGTTGTAGACCTCGATCTCGGTGATCCACTTCACGTTCTTGATCCCGTAGAGGCCGGGCACGATGAGCCGCAGCGGAAAGCCGTGCTCCTTGGGGAGCTTCTCGCCGTTCATCAGGTAGGCGAGCATGACGTCATCCTGCACGGCGCGGGCGAAGGGGATGCTGTCCTCGTAGCCGTCGGCCGCGCGGAAGACCACGTCGCGCGCCGTTTCCTCGTCGGCGCCCACGTCCTCCAGGAGCTGCTTGAGCGAGATGCCGCGCCACTGGGCGTTCCCGAGGCTGTCGCCGCCGGGGAGCGTGTCGATGCACATGAGCGTGACGACCTGGTCGAACGCATCGCGGTTGAGGATGTCGCGCCAGCCGAGGGAGACGGGCTTCTTCACCTCTCCCTTGACGTGCACGCGCCACTGTTCGACGTTCACGTCCCGCGAGACGTTGAACGGGGAGTCCATGTAGTTGACGACGTAGAACTTGGCGTTGGGCGTGAAGTAGACGGTCTCGCGCGGGGGCATGGCGAACATGCGGCCGAACACGCTGCCCACGGAGTCGCAGCCGCCGGTCAGACCGGCCAGGATGCCGAGGCTTCCGGCTTTCAAGATCGTGCGGCGGGAGAACCTCATCGTGCCGTCAGCATCCCATAGGCTCCATCCTATGTCAAACCTGGTTTTGTGCCGTTGGTCTTGGTCGCAGGCGCTGACGAGGGCCGGGAGCGGGGCGAGAGCCACGCCTCTTCGCAACCCGGATCACTCGACGGTGCGACGGGGGCTGAGCACGGGGCTGATCATGGCGAATGGCACCGATGGGACACGCGGATAAGCGGGAAATAGGGCGATCGGCGCGCCAAGCAGCCGGCTAGCGCCGGGGCTCAACCTTTGGGTTTGACGCAGTTGTTCCCGCCCCGCTGCTCGCAGAGTCTGAAGCGCATCAGCTCGGCCCAGAACTCCATGGCCTTGTAGACGTCGTCCCAGGAGTCGAAGGAGTCCGCATCCAGGCGCTTGTTGCCGACCCGGCGGTCCGCCGAGGCGGCCAGCACTTCGCCGCTCTGGGCGTCGAGGAACCTGGCTTCGACGCTGATCTCGCCGACGAAGAGGGGCTTGCCGGTGCCGGCGTTTTTCAGCACGGAGCCCAGCGCCAGCACGTTCATCGGGGCGGGCACGGCGGAGACGGCGCGCAGCACGACGTTGGCCTTGTCCGCCCTGGTCAGCGCCGCCTGGAGACGCAGGGTGTGCGGGCCGGGGGTGGAGACCATTTCATAGTCCTTCGACAGGCTCTTGTAGATCAGGCCGTGCAGCATGTCCGCCACCTGCTGCATCTCCTTCTGCTTGGCCGGGTCGCTTGCCGCCTCGCCCCAGATCTGGACCGGGTCCAGGAGGATCTTTTTGTAGGTGCCCCGGGGGATCAGGGCGATCTTCGGGTTCCTGTAGACCAGCAATCCCTCGCCGTCTTCGCCCTTGCGCATTTTCGGGTAGAGGTCGCCCAGAAAACCGGAGGTTTCCATGGATCGCGCCTGTTTCGTGGGCGCGCAACCGAAGAGCAGGGCAGCGACAAGGGCGAACGGCAGCCAGGCGGTCATGGAACCCTCCTTACCCCGGTGTGGGTGGATCGGCCGGGGCCAGGGTAGCGCGATCCAGGTTGGAATTACAAGTTGGGGTTGCCTGATGGTCCTGCCGGCGGGCGGTATAAAAGCCTCGCTGGAAATGCCGACATGGAAATACTGACGCGCCACTGCTCGACGTTCACGTTCCACGAGACGTTGAACGGGGAATTCCTGTCGTTGACCGCAGACCTTGGCGTTGGGCATGAAGTAGACGGTCTCGCGCGGGACATGGCGAACCTGCGGCCATGACGAGGCTGCGCCGGCCGGTCTGCAAGGCCGGATCTTTTGCTGAAAAGCCCCCTTGACAATCCGGTCCGCGCAGGTATATAACCAACCTCACCGCGGGACATTCCTGCCGGTTTTATCCCTACTTGACAGCTCAGCAGTCACGTAGTAGAGTGGGCGGCTCTCGCGGTTTTCTATTGCTCTTTGACAACTGAATAGAACGAGTATCACAAGGGATAAGGTGTATTGAAGTGGTGGCCCTTGGATCCAATTCCTTAAACACCAAATGAGAGTTTGATCCTGGCTCAGAACGAACGCTGGCGGCGCGCCTAACACATGCAAGTCGAACGAGAAGCTGTAGCAATACAGCTGTACAGTGGCGAACGGGTGAGTAATACGTGGGTGACCTACCCTCGAGTGGGGAATAACCAGCCGAAAGGCTGGCTAATGCCGCGTACGCTTCCATCCTTGCGGGGGTGGAAGGAAAGCCGTGCCGTGGGCACGGCGCTCAAGGATGGGCTCACGTCCTATCAGCTTGTTGGTAGGGTAACGGCCTACCAAGGCTCCGACGGGTAGCTGGTCTGAGAGGACGATCAGCCACACTGGCACTGCGACACGGGCCAGACTCCTACGGGAGGCAGCAGTGAGGAATATTGCGCAATGGGCGAAAGCCTGACGCAGCGACGCCGCGTGGGGGATGAAGGTCTTCGGATTGTAAACCCCTTTCGGGAGGGAAGATGGGACGGGCAACCGTCCGGACGGTACCTCCAGAAGCAGCCACGGCTAACTTCGTGCCAGCAGCCGCGGTAATACGAAGGTGGCAAGCGTTGTTCGGATTTACTGGGCGTACAGGGAGCGTAGGCGGTTGAGTAAGCCCTTCGGGAAATCTTCGGGCTTAACCCGGAAAGGTCGGGGGGGACTGCTTAGCTAGAGGACGGGAGAGGAGCGCGGAATTCCCGGTGTAGCGGTGAAATGCGTAGAGATCGGGAGGAAGGCCGGTGGCGAAGGCGGCGCTCTGGAACGTTCCTGACGCTGAGGCTCGAAAGCGTGGGGAGCAAACAGGATTAGATACCCTGGTAGTCCACGCCCTAAACGATGGACACTAAGTGTCGGCGGGTTACCGCCGGTGCCGCAGCTAACGCAGTAAGTGTCCCGCCTGGGGAGTACGGCCGCAAGGTTGAAACTCAAAGGAATTGACGGGGGCCCGCACAAGCGGTGGAGCATGTGGTTCAATTCGACGCAACGCGAAGAACCTTACCCAGGCTGGACAAGCAGGTAGTAAGAACCTGAAAGGGGGATGAGCCCGCAAGGGCATCCTGCTCAGGTGCTGCATGGCTGTCGTCAGCTCGTGCCGTGAGGTGTTGGGTTAAGTCCCGCAACGAGCGCAACCCCTGCCTTCAGTTGCCATCGGGTCATGCCGGGCACTCTGAAGGGACTGCCCAGGAGAACGGGGAGGAAGGTGGGGATGACGTCAAGTCAGCATGGCCTTTATGCCTGGGGCTACACACGTGCTACAATGACCGGTACAAAGGGCTGCAAACCCGCGAGGGGGAGCCAATCCCAAAAAACCGGCCTCAGTTCAGATCGGGGTCTGCAACTCGACCCCGTGAAGGCGGAATCGCTAGTAATCGCGGATCAGCACGCCGCGGTGAATACGTTCCCGGGCCTTGTACACACCGCCCGTCACACCACGAAAGCCCGTTGTACCAGAAGTCGCCGGAGCCAACCCGCAAGGGGAGCAGGCGCCCAAGGTATGACTGGTGATTGGGGTGAAGTCGTAACAAGGTAGCCGTAGGGGAACCTGCGGCTGGATCACCTCCTTTCTAAGGAGTATCACTCCTTCAGAAAATCCTGGATCGGAGGGCCACCTCTTCAGTACACCTTGCTGTCCCGGTTCCAGAAAGTCGCTTCTGCGCCGCGCTCGGACGAGCGCCGTCGGCGCTGGGGCGGGAAGCGGATCGAGTTCCCCGCCGGTTCTGGCGATCGGCTGGGCCTGTAGCTCAGTTGGTTAGAGCACGCGCTTGATAAGCGCGGGGTCGATAGTTCAACTCTATCCAGGCCCACCATCTGAGCCCGTGTCGCGCCCGATTTCCCGCCCGTGGGGCGTTCGCTTCCGACTTTTTCGGATCCATGGGGCTGTAGCTCAGTTGGGAGAGCATCTGCTTTGCAAGCAGAGGGTCGGCGGTTCGATTCCGCCCAGCTCCACCAACCGGTACTCGTTCTTTTCAGAATTGCGATTGGCTGAGAGCTGATCGCTGAAGGCTGCGCGGTCACACCGCGCGCGTTCTTTGACAACTGAATAGGTCTCAAGCAAGACCATGTGTGTCAGGAGCAACAGTAGTAGTGTTAAGCTACTAAGGGTGTACGGTGAATGCCCTGGCATCAGAAGGCGACGAAGGGCGTAGCTAGCTGCGATAAGCCTCGGGGAGCCGCAAGCAGGCCGTGATCCGGGGATGCCCGAATGGGGAAACCCAGGCGATGAATGCCGCCTATCCTCCGCTGAATCCATAGGCGGAGCGAAGCCCACGCGGGGAAGTGAAACATCTCAGTACCCGCAGGAAAAGAAAGCAACCGCGATTCCCCCAGTAGTGGCGAGCGAAAAGGGATCAGCCTAAACCCCATCTATGTCAAGCCCGTGTGCGTTGTAGATGGGGGGTCGAAGGCCTCTGTCGGACCGTGATACGGCGCGGTCGGCGAGTGAAAACCAGGATCTTAGCGGAACGGTCTGGAAAGGCCGGCCATAGCGGGTGACAGCCCCGTACGCGAAAAGACCCTGGCTCGCTGGGCGGAGGTCCTGAGTACCACGGGGCCCGAGAAACCCTGTGGGAATCCGGGAGGACCACCTTCCAAGGCTAAATACTCTCTGATGACCGATAGCGTACCAGTACCGTGAGGGAAAGGTGAAAAGAACCCCGGTGAGGGGAGTGAAATAGAACCTGAAACCGTACACCTACAAGCAGCGAAAGGGCTATGGCCCGCAAGGGTCAAGCCTGATCGCGTGCCTTTTGCTTAATGAGCCGGCGAGTTATTCTGCGCAGCGAGGTTAAGCCGGAGAGGCGGAGCCGTAGCGAAAGCGAGTCCGAATTGGGCATATAGTTGCGTAGAATAGACCCGAAGCGAGGTGATCTACCCATGGCCAGGGTGAATCCGCCGTAACAGGCGGAGGAGGCCCGCACCGATGTTTGTTGCAAAAAGCTCGGATGAGCTGTGGGTAGGGGTGAAAGGCTAATCAAACCTCGTGATTGCTGGTTCTCCCCGAAATAGCTAGAGGGCTAGCCTCGTTCCAGCCGTGGAGGAGGTAGAGCACTGGATGAGCTAGGGGCGTTCCAACGCTACCGAACTCAACCAAACTCCGAATGCCGCCACTGGACGGACGGGAGTCAGACTACGAGTGCTAAGATCCGTGGTCAAAAGGGGAATAGCCCAGACCGCCAGCTAAGGTCCCGAATCGTGAGCTAAGTGGGAAAGGTTGTGGGGGCGCTCAGACAGCCAGGAGGTTGGCTTAGAAGCAGCCATCCTTTAAAGAGTGCGTAACAGCTCACTGGTCGAGCGCGCCTGCGCCGAAAATTTAACGGGGCTCAAGCTCACAACCGAAGCTGCGGACTGGCGCCGCAAGGCGTCAGTGGTAGGGGAGCATTCTCTGCGCCGTGAAGGCGGACCGACAAGGACCGCTGGAGTGCAGAGAAGAGATTATGCCGGCATAAGTAGCGATTAACGATGTGAGAATCATCGTCCCCGTAAGCCTAAGGTTTCCTGGCCTATGTTCGTCAGGTCAGGGTCAGTCGGTCCCTAAGCCGAGGCCGAAAGGCGTAGGCGATGGCAAACAGGTCAACATTCCTGTACCACCGCGTTGGCGTTATCAGCGAAGGGGGGACGCAGGAGGGTAGGCACCGCCGGGTCCCTGGAATACCCGGTCCAAGCAGGTAGGCGGGGCTCGTAGGCAAATCCGCGAGCCCGTTACCGCCGAGATGCGATGGGGAGGCCGCAAGGCCACAAACGGGCTGATCCCACACTGCCGAGAAAAGCCTCGTAGCGAGTCAGCGTGGTGACCGTACCGCAAACCGACACAGGTAGGTGAGTGGAATACACTCAGGGGCGTGAGAGAACACTCCCTAAGGAACTCTGCAATCTAGCCCCGTAACTTCGGGAGAAGGGGTGCCTCTTCTAGGTGAAGCCGTACAGGCGGAGCCGAGAGAGGTCGCAGTAAAGTGGCTCTAGCGACTGTTTACCAAAAACACAGGACTCTGCGAACACGCAAGTGGACGTATAGGGTCTGACGCCTGCCCGGTGCTGGAAGGTTAACCAGAGGAGTTAGCCGCAAGGCGACGCTTCGAAGGGAAGCCCCAGTAAACGGCGGCCGTAACTATAGAACTGGACCACTGTAGTTCCGTGAACAAATCTGGCTATATGCTGGGACACCCGGTGAATCCTCCGGTACTCGCCGTGAACTCGACGGCAGTAAAAATCCAGGAGGTGCGGGCAATCAGCAGGAAAGGCTGGAATCGATGCTCAAGGTTCGAGAGATCCCGTCGGATACCGGCTACTATCTCGCCGGCTTCACCGACGGGGAGGGAAGCTTCAACGCGTCGTTTCGTCCGCGGGACGACTACAAGTTTCCCTGGAAAGTCTCCCTCTGCTTCAATATCTCGCAGCGAGACCCGGTGATCTTGGCGCAGTTCAAGCGTCACTTGGGGTGCGGGACTATGCGGCAGCGATATGATGGCGTGTGGTACTACGAGGTTAACAACCTCACCGCCATCCTGGAGAATGTCATTCCTTTCTTTGAGCGTTTCGGGTTCCTCTCTGCAAAGAAGCGACGCGATTTTTCCAAGTTCAAAGAGCTGGCCGAGTTGATGCGCGAGGGGAAGCACCTCACGCAGCAAGGGGTCGAACAGATCCTTCGGATTCGGGAAGCGATGAACGACGGAGGAAAGCGCCGATACAACGATGCGGAGATCCTGAGCCGGTTCCAGAATCCTCAGAGACCATATGCCAGACCCGGGGGATAACCTTCCGGGAAGAGATGGCCCGATCTGCATGGCGACATGCAGAGCGCGACAGAAATGATCGCGCCCTTACCGCCACGGTGAGTGGTAACAGAATGAACGGTCCTAAGGTAGCGAAATTCCTTGTCGGGTAAGTTCCGACCTGCATGAATGGCGTAACGACTGGAGCGCTGTCTCGGGGAGTGACTCAGCGAATTTGTTGTTCCGGTGAAGAAGCCGGGTGCCCGCAACTAGACGGAAAGACCCTGTGCACCTTTACTACAACTTGACATTGGGTGTTGGACGAGTCTGTGTAGGATAGGTGGGAGGCTGTGAAGCGGGGCTGCTAGGTCCCGTGGAGCCGACGTTGAAATACCACCCTGACTTTTCTGATATTCTAACCCGGCCCTGTCAACCAGGGCGGAGACAGTGTCTGGTGGGTAGTTTGACTGGGGCGGTCGCCTCCCAAAAAGTAACGGAGGCGCCCAAAGGTTCCCTCAGGCTGGTCGGTAATCAGCCGTCGAGTGTAAAGGCAGAAGGGAGCTTGACTGCGAGAGCGACAGCTCGAGCAGAGACGAAAGTCGGGCTTAGTGATCCGGTGGTTCTGTGTGGAAGGGCCATCGCTCAACGGATAAAAGGTACGCCGGGGATAACAGGCTGATCTCCCCCAAGAGTTCACATCGACGGGGAGGTTTGGCACCTCGATGTCGACTCATCGCATCCTGGGGCTGAAGCTGGTCCCAAGGGTCGGGCTGTTCGCCCGTTAAAGCGGTACGAGAGTTGGGTTCAGAACGTCGTGAGACAGTTCGGTCCCTATCTGTTGTGGGCGGAGGAGATTTGAGAGGGGCTTTCTCTAGTACGAGAGGACTGAGAAGGACGGACCTCTAGTGTGCCGGTTGTCGCGCCAGCGGCAGTGCCGGGTAGCTATGTCCGGTAGGGATAACCGCTGAAAGCATCTAAGCGGGAAGCCTGCCTCGAGATGAGATCTCCCGGAGGGTAACCTCCCTAAAGGCCACTCGTAGACGACGAGTTTGATAGGCTGGGTGTGGAAGGGCTGAGAGGCCTGAAGCTAACCAGTACTAATCGGCCGTGCGGCTTAACTTACTACTGTGCTCCTGACAGACATGGTCTTCATATACAAGAGCAAATGGCATATGGCCTGTGGCGTATGGCCGGAATAATCGGGCCATCAGCTATAAGCCATCAGCCATAAGCTCTTGAACGAGATTCCCGGTGGCCTTGCCGGAGGGGTCACACCCGTTCCCATCCCGAACACGGAAGTTAAGCCCTCCAGGGCCCATGATACTGCAGCTGTGAGGCTGTGGGAAAGTAGGACGCTGCCGGGATATTTTAGAAAGGCCCGCTGATCGCAAGGTCAGCGGGCTTTTTGTTTTTCGGCAGAACGCGGGCTGGCGGCCCCTGTCTGCTGCTCGCTAACTCCCGGTGCCCTCGCCTCCGCGATTCGCGACCACGGGCCCGCCATCCCGCTTCAAGCCCTATACAGAACAAAGCATCGCCCTTGCCCCTTGCGGGAGAGGCGGGGTGAGGGGTGATCTGCACGGCAGCATTGGAGGAGAGAGTAGCCGGTCGCGATTTGCTGTCGCATGGTGACCGGCTTTCGGAGTGAGCACGGGCACTTACTAGGTTCAGAAGTTATTAATCCGAGCATAAATGTTTGACATGGTCAGTTCTTTCCGCTATCCATTCCGCCATGAAGAGCCGGGACATGCGCGCGCTTGCTGTTTCGGCCCAGGAGACTCTCCGTCTGAGGGTCGTCCGGGTTGTGCAGGCGGGGATGTCCCAGGCCGAAGCGGCGCGAGTCTTTGGGGTCTCCCGCCAGTCGGTCAACGCCTGGGAGCACCGGCGGCGCGAGGGGGCCTGCGGGCGGTAAGGTCGCGGCCGCGGGGCCGGCCACGAATCTTGGAACTGAAGCCGTACCAGGCGGCGATCACGGTTCGGCTGATCACCGACCGTTGCCCAGACCAGCTCAAGTTGCCGTTTGTGTTGTGGACCCGCGAGGCGGTACAGGACTTGATCGCTCGCCGGTTCGGCGTCCGCCCTTCTGTGTGGACCGTGGGGAGGTATCTGCGGCGGTGGGGCTTCACCCCCCAGAAACCCTTGCGCCGAGCCTACGAGCAGAACCCAGCGGCCGTGTGCCGCTGGCTCAAGAAGCCGTATCCAGCCATCCGAGCACTGGCACAACGGGAGCGCGCGACGATCTTCTGGGGCGACGAGACGGGGATGCGTTCCGACCACCAGGCCGGCCGCTCCTGGGGCCGACGCGGGCAGACGCCCGTGATCCCCGGAACGGGCCAGCGCTTTCGGTGCAACATGATCTCGGCGATTACCAGCCGAGGGAAACTGGCCTTCATGGTCTTCAAGGGCCGCTTCACGGCCGCGGGGTGTGTGACGTTTCTGCGGCGGTTGATCCGTCATGCCAGGCGGAAGGTATTCGTGATCGTCGACGCGCATCCAGTCCATCAGGCGGCTGCCGTGGACGGGTGGGTGGCGCGGCACCGGCGGCAGATTCGCCTGTTCTTCCTGCCCGGGTACAGCCCCGAGCTCAACCCGGACGAGTACCTCAACCACGACGTCAAGACCAATGCGGTGGGACGGACCCGTCCTCGGCACCCGGGAGAGCTGATGGCCAACGTCCGGCGCTTCATGTGGAGTACCCAGCGGCAACCGGAGAAGGTCCGCCGCTACTTTCGGCATCCGCACGTTCGCTACGCGGCGACCGGAACTGTCAAACATTTCTGCTCCCGGTAATAAATGGTTCGCCCGCCTCACGGAATATGGCCGGGCCGCCAGCGCAGGCCCATGTCGAGGATGCGCTGCAGGATGGTCTGGTAGGAAATGCCGGCCCGCGCCGCCGACTCGGCAAAGTCCTCGTCGTGCGCGATCTGGGCGTTGGGGTTGGCTTCCAGGACGTAGAGCTTTCCGGTCGGATCGAGCCGCAGATCAATGCGCGCGTAGCCGCTCAGCCCCAGGATGCGGTAGATGCGCTTCGCGAGCCGCTGGATCTCCCCCGTCAGGCCGTTGGGCAGGTCCTTCGCCGGCCCGGAGGTGATCCCGTACTTGGTCTGGTACTTGTGGCTCCACTTGACCCGCTCGGTGGCGATGCGCCGGCACTCCTCGGGCATCCTGTCCATGTTCAGCTCCCAGACCGGCAAGACCTGCAACTGCCGGTTCCCCAGGACGCCCACGTAGAGCTCGCGGCCTTCGATGTACCGTTCCACGAGCGCGCCGGTCCCCACGCTGTTGTGGATGAAGCTGACCCGCTCCTTGAGCTTCTCGTCGTCCTCCACGATCGAGGCCTGGGAGATGCCCAATGACGCTTCCTCGGAGACCGACTTTACGATCAGGGGAAAGCCCAGGCGCTTGGGCCGCTTGACCGTCTCGCCTAGGGGACACAGGAAGAAATCAGGGCTGGGGATGCGGTGATAGGAGAGGATCTTCTTCGTCAGGCTCTTGTCGCGGGACAGCATGAGGCCGCGGGGATTGCAGCCGGTGTAGGGGATCTTCAGGAGCTCGAGGTACGAGATGACGTTCTGATCGTAGATCGCCACCCCGTCGAACTCCTCCAGGAGGTTGAAGGCGATGTCCGGCTTCCACTCGTCCACGGCCTGCCGGACCACGCGGAGGTCGCTGCGCAGACCCAGGGGCCGCACCTCGTGCCCCATGTCACGGAGCGTGGTCACGACGTCATACTCCGTCTTCCACTCGGCGGTCTTGAGGTCCACGCCCTCCCCGGGCTTCTCCGGCGGGATCAGGTCTTCGTGCATGAGCACCAGGACGCGGAGCGGCTTCATAGGGCGACCCGGTGGCGACCGCTGTGC
This window encodes:
- a CDS encoding STAS-like domain-containing protein; the encoded protein is MESFGTRAAARPVKIKLQNLAALCPDQKIFVDFSDVPVISSSFADEVLGKLFLELGPLAFMQKFEVVNTSDTVRGLVDRAIAQRAAKGRVED
- a CDS encoding ATP-grasp domain-containing protein; its protein translation is MKPLRVLVLMHEDLIPPEKPGEGVDLKTAEWKTEYDVVTTLRDMGHEVRPLGLRSDLRVVRQAVDEWKPDIAFNLLEEFDGVAIYDQNVISYLELLKIPYTGCNPRGLMLSRDKSLTKKILSYHRIPSPDFFLCPLGETVKRPKRLGFPLIVKSVSEEASLGISQASIVEDDEKLKERVSFIHNSVGTGALVERYIEGRELYVGVLGNRQLQVLPVWELNMDRMPEECRRIATERVKWSHKYQTKYGITSGPAKDLPNGLTGEIQRLAKRIYRILGLSGYARIDLRLDPTGKLYVLEANPNAQIAHDEDFAESAARAGISYQTILQRILDMGLRWRPGHIP
- a CDS encoding helix-turn-helix domain-containing protein, with the protein product MRALAVSAQETLRLRVVRVVQAGMSQAEAARVFGVSRQSVNAWEHRRREGACGR
- a CDS encoding IS630 family transposase — encoded protein: MELKPYQAAITVRLITDRCPDQLKLPFVLWTREAVQDLIARRFGVRPSVWTVGRYLRRWGFTPQKPLRRAYEQNPAAVCRWLKKPYPAIRALAQRERATIFWGDETGMRSDHQAGRSWGRRGQTPVIPGTGQRFRCNMISAITSRGKLAFMVFKGRFTAAGCVTFLRRLIRHARRKVFVIVDAHPVHQAAAVDGWVARHRRQIRLFFLPGYSPELNPDEYLNHDVKTNAVGRTRPRHPGELMANVRRFMWSTQRQPEKVRRYFRHPHVRYAATGTVKHFCSR
- a CDS encoding DUF3313 domain-containing protein, which gives rise to MTAWLPFALVAALLFGCAPTKQARSMETSGFLGDLYPKMRKGEDGEGLLVYRNPKIALIPRGTYKKILLDPVQIWGEAASDPAKQKEMQQVADMLHGLIYKSLSKDYEMVSTPGPHTLRLQAALTRADKANVVLRAVSAVPAPMNVLALGSVLKNAGTGKPLFVGEISVEARFLDAQSGEVLAASADRRVGNKRLDADSFDSWDDVYKAMEFWAELMRFRLCEQRGGNNCVKPKG
- a CDS encoding molybdopterin-dependent oxidoreductase, with product MRFSRRTILKAGSLGILAGLTGGCDSVGSVFGRMFAMPPRETVYFTPNAKFYVVNYMDSPFNVSRDVNVEQWRVHVKGEVKKPVSLGWRDILNRDAFDQVVTLMCIDTLPGGDSLGNAQWRGISLKQLLEDVGADEETARDVVFRAADGYEDSIPFARAVQDDVMLAYLMNGEKLPKEHGFPLRLIVPGLYGIKNVKWITEIEVYNGDFKGYWQRKGWTDDGTIKIFSRIDSPGHYQALKGPEQTFRGIAFGGPNSIAKVELSFDGGKTWQQTELEPPMSPYSWVIWNHRWRPPKAGKFQVVVRATDTKGQLQIAEIVRPQPAGASGYHTIVADIEQV